The genomic region GCATGCTGGTGGTGCGCTTCCTGCCTACGAATCGCGTTCACGTCCTGGTGCTGTCGGCCGTGTTGGCGTTGGCCTTCGGCGCGGCGGTGGCCTGGTCCTTCGTGGGCGCGCAAAGCCATGAGCTGTTAACGCCGGATTGGTTTCTGGAAATGCTGTCGCGGTTGCGCACCAGCGAGAATCGGCTGCTGCCGAGCTGGTGGCTCAGCTCGGGCTTGCTGGAAGCAGCCCGCAGCGGCTGGCACGACGCCGCTGCGCGCGCCGCGCTTACCGAAAGCGTCATGTTTCTGGCGGTGATGATTTCTAACGCCCTGGTGCTTCACCAGATCGCCGTGTGGATGGCGGGAAAGGTGTACCGCGCCGGCTACAGCGCTTTGTGTGCCGAGCATTCAGTTCGCCGCAAATGCCGGCAGGCGTGGATCGATCGCATCTTCAGTATGTTTTTCGAGCCGTTCGGCACGCGCTTGCGATTGCTGATGATCAAAGATTTGCGGCTGTTTCGCCGCGATCCTGTGCAATGGTCGCAGTTTCTGATTTTCTTCGGCCTGCTCGCGCTCTATTTCCTGAACACGCGACGCCTGAGCTACGATGTCAACTACGTCACCTGGGTGAACATCATCAGCTTCCTCAACCTGGCCGTGGTCGGGTTGATTCTGTCGACATTTACCACGCGTTTCATCTTTCCGATGATCAGCCTGGAAGGGCGCCGGTTCTGGATCCTGGGGCGTCTGCCGGTGCGCCGGGATATGATCCTATGGAGCAAGTTCCTGTTTGCCGCGCTGGGGTCGCTCGTGCCTTGCATGACCTTGATCGTCCTCAGCGATCTCATGCTCGGCGTGTCGCAAGTCGTGATTTGGGTCCACATGCTGGCGTGCATGCTCTTGTGCTCGGGGCTGTCGGGCATTGCCGTGGGTTTAGGCGCTAAGATGCCGAACCTGCGCGAGGATTCGCCGGCCCGCATCGCCGCCGGCTTCGGCGGCACGTTGAATCTGGTACTTAGCGCGGCGTATATCGTGGCGCTGGTCGTGATTACCACGGTCCCCAGCCATTTCTACTTGCTGGCCCGGCAAGGGGGGAACCAGGCGCTGCAGCTTGACCCACAGCGGCAGTGGAACTGGTTAATCGCCGGCGTTTGCGGCGGTTTAATTCTAGGAATCGTAGTCACCGCGGCACCGCTGGTCATGGGCTTTCGAGCGTTTCGCAAGCTGGAAGCCTAAGGCGGTGCCATCGCGTATCGGGGGGCCGCTGGTGGCTTGCCCGCCAGTGCCGAATCCCCGCGGACGACACTGCATTTCCTTGACCCTTTTCGACCTATCGAGCCCGCTTATAATGCGTGGGTCTTGGCGTTTGGATGCGCCAGGGCCTTTCGGGTTAGCGCGGTCGCGGCTCCGTGGGCCGCCGGAGGAGAGATGACGACGATCAACGCTTCGAGCCGGATGCGAGTTGGCGCTGTCAGCTACCTGAACACCAAGCCGCTGGTCTACCAGTTCGACAGGTTTGCCCCGCAGGCCGAATTAGTGTTCGACGTGCCCGGCCGCCTGGCCGACGATTTGACCGCCGGGCGCCTGGATGTGGCGTTAATCCCTTCGGTCGAATACTTCCGCGACCCGAGCTATACGATGGTCTCGGACGCGTGCATTGCCTGTCGTGGGCCGGTTCTTTCGGTCAAGCTCTTCGCCCGCGTGCCGATTGCCGAGATTCGCTCGCTGGCATTAGACGAAGGCTCGCGCACCAGTGCCGTGCTGGTGCAGATTCTGCTGGCCAAGCGCTTTGGCGTACGCCCGCGCATCGAATCGCTGCCCGTCGAGTGCGGACTGGCCGATACGCAGGCCGATGCCGTGCTGCTGATTGGCGATCGGGCGATCTATTCGCCGCCAGGCTGGTTTGCCGCGGTGTGGGACGTAGGCGACGAATGGTGTCAATGGACCGGACTCCCCTTTGTTTTCGCCATGTGGGTGGCACGGGCCGGGTGCGATTTGCAGGAAATCGAGCAGGCGCTATCGCAATCGCGCGATGCCGGTTTGGCTCATCTGCCCGAGATCGCCGCGGCCGAGGCGGCCGCACTGGGGCTGACGCGACCGGAATGCCTGGCGTACCTGCGCGATCGGTTGCACTTTCAACTTGGCCCCGGCGAGCGCGAAGGACTGGCCCTCTATCGGCGCCTGGCTGAGGAAATGCAGTTGATCGATAGCCAGTCGCGCTATGCCGACGAAACCGCCAACTCGGCCCTCTCCTGAATTAACACTGGCTTGATTTAACCACTCGCTGGCGACGGAAATCTCGAGAGTCACTTCGTGGTAACTTCGATCTCCCAATTGCTGGATAAAGCCGTGGCCGGCGACCGCCTGTCGCCCGACGAGGGCTTGCGATTGCTCGAGTCGCGCGATCTGACGGCGCTAGGCCGCGCCGCCGACGCCGTCACGCGGCGGATGCATCCCGAGCGATACCGTACCTACAACATCGACCGCAACATCAACTACACCAACGTCTGCTCGGCGGTGTGCGATTTCTGCGCGTTCTACCGCAAGCCGAAAAGCCCCGAAGGGTACGTGCTCGATCGCGAAGTGTTGATGACCAAGATCCAGGAGACGGTCGACCTGGGGGGCGATCAGATCCTGATGCAGGGAGGAATGAATCCCGACCTGCCGATCGAGTGGTACGAAGAGCTGCTACGCGACATCCGGGCGCGATTCCCGCAGGTCAATATCCACGCCTTCAGCCCGCCCGAAATCCACGCATTGACCAAGGTAGCCAAGCTGCCACTACAAACGGTGCTCGAGCGATTGAAAGCCGCGGGCTTGGGAAGCCTGCCCGGCGGCGGGGCCGAGATCCTCGTCGATCGCGTCCGCAAGGCGATGACGCGCGGCAAAGTAATGACCGATGACTGGCTGAATGTCTGCCGGGTGTGGCATCAGATGGGGGGCCGCGGCTCGGCCACGATGATGTTTGGCCATCTCGAAACGCTGCCCGAGCGCATCGAACACCTGGAGCGGTTGCGCCAATTGCAGGACGAGACCGGCGGTTTTACCGCCTTTATCTGCTGGACGTTTCAGCCCGATCATACCGACATGAGCCATGTGCCTCGTGCGGGCGCCCACGAGTACTTGAAAGTGCAGGCCGTGGCGCGGCTGTATCTCGACAACATTCCGAATATTCAGTCGAGTTGGGTCACGCAAGGGCTGAAGATCGGCCAATTGGCCCTATGCTACGGGGCCAACGACATGGGCAGCCTGATGATCGAGGAAAACGTGGTGGCCTCGGCCGGTACGGTGCACTACCTGACGCTCGAGCAAATCCGCAATGCGATTCGCGAATTGGGTTACGAGCCGCGGCAGCGCAACGTGTATTACGAGTTGATCGACGAGCCCTCGGCGGATGTCCAACCGGCACTGGCGTAAGCTATGTTGTACTAGCTAGTTGCTTCCCCGATCGGCATATTCTGGAGATGCCGAATAACCGGCCTGGGAACGCTGCCGGCTTGTGACGTAGTGCGCGGCCTGCGAATAGCTTCCGACTCCGCTCCGCCGCTCGCAGGAACGAATCTGCCGTCGAATGGCGCAACCGCGGTAGCTGCCGGCTATGATCCACGTCGAGAATCTCACGAAGGTCTATGCCGATCTTCGCCGCGGCAAGTTCGTGGCGCTTCACGGCATCGGCTTCGAAGCCCTGGCGGGCGAAATCTTCGGCCTGCTCGGCCCCAACGGCGCCGGCAAGACCACCGCCCTGCGCGTGATCGGCACCATGCTGCGGCCGACGTCGGGCAAGGTCATCGTCAATGGGTTTGACGTATTGACGCAATCCTCGGAGGTCCGCCATCAGATCGGCTTCGTCTCGGCCAACACCGGCATGTACGACCGGATGACCGCCTGGGAAGTGGTCGAATATTTCGGCCGGCTGTTTGGCATCGCCGACGACGACTTACACGCCCGCATGGATCAGCTTTTCGAACGGCTGAAGATGAACGAGATCCGCGACGTGCTGGGCGCGAAGATGTCGACCGGTATGAAGCAAAAAGTATCGATCGCCCGCGCTTTGGTCCATGATCCGCCGGTGCTGATTTTCGACGAAGCCACGAACGGGCTCGACGTGCTGGCGGCCCGCGCCCTGCTCGACACCGTGGCCGAGCTGCGGCAGCAAGGAAAATGCATTGTCTTCTCGACGCACATCATGCGCGAGGCCGAAAAACTGTGCGATCGTCTGGCCATCGTGCATCGCGGCACGATCCTTACCTCGGGCACGCTCGAGGCGATCCGCGGCATCCACCAGGAGCACGACCTGGAAGAGCTGTTCTTCCGCCTGATTTCCGCCCACGACGCGGCGCACCCGCAACGCGTGGCCTCTTGATTCGAGGCCGCTCAGACATGAACTGGTCGAACGTCAAAGTCGTTTTTCTTCGCGAGGTCCGCGACCAGCTGCGCGATCGGCGCACGCTGTTCATGATTGCGGTCCTGCCCGTCGTGCTCTACCCGCTGTTGGGCATGAGCATGTTCCAGGTGACGCAGTTCGTGCGCGAGCAAACGACCAAGGTTCTGGTCGCCGGTGCTGATCGTTTACCGGCGTCGCCGGCCTTATTCGAAGATGGCCATTTCGCCGAGCGGTGGTTCCACGTCCCCGATTCGCACCTGGATGCGGTGGCGGACGAGAAGCAGGGGATCCACCATCAAGCCCGGCCCGCAAACCGCCACGTGTTGGCCGTGGATTTCCTCCCCGACGATCAGTTGGCCAAAAGCGATGTGGAGCAACGCGAGGCGTGGCGAGCGGCGCTGGATGCCGGGCAGTACGACGCGATTTTGTACTTCCCGCCGGAGTTCGCCGAACAGTTACGCGTCTTGAAAGAGACCGTGCATGCCGAGCGCGCCCAGGATGTCGAGTCGATCCCCATCGTCAAGGTGCCGCAACCCGAAGTGCTCTTCAGTACGGCCTCGGAGAAGTCGCAAGTCACGCTCAACCGGATGGAGCGAATCCTCGGTCGCTGGAGCGAAGAGCTAGGCCACGAAAACCTGACCGCCGGGCATATTCCGGAGAATGCCGCCACGCCGTTCAGTCTGGTCACCCGCGACCTGGCCGATAAGGGGCATCGCGACGCGGCGCTGTGGTCGAAGATATTGCCGTTCTTGCTGTTGATCTGGGCCTTGACCGGAGCGTTCTATCCGGCCGTCGACGTCTGCGCTGGCGAGAAAGAACGCGGTACACTGGAAACGTTGCTCTCCAGCCCTGCCGAGCGCATCGAAATCGTGTGGGGCAAACTGCTGACGGTCATGCTCTTCAGCATGGCCACCTCGGCGCTGAACCTGTTGAGCATGGGAATCACGGGCACGGCGCTGTTGAGCCAGTTACCCCGCTTTGGTCCTCCGCCTCCTTTGGCGCCTGTGTGGCTGTTGATCGCGCTCGTGCCCGTGTCGGCACTCTTTAGCGCGCTGTGCATGGCGCTGGCCAGCTTCGCGCGCAGCACCAAGGAAGGGCAGTACTACCTGATGCCGCTGGTGCTCGTCACATTGCCGCTGGTGATGCTGCCGATGTCGCCCGGCGTGGAATTGACGCTCGGCAACAGCTTGATTCCCGTGACCGGGGTGGTACTGCTGTTGCGGGCGATGCTCGAAGGAAACTATGGCCAGGCATTCGTCTATGGTCCGCCCGTGATCATGGCCACCCTGGCGTGCTGCCTGCTGGCGATCCGCTGGGCGGTCGAACAGTTCAATTCCGAGTCGGTGCTGTTCCGCGAAAGCGAGCGGCTCGACATTCGTCTCTGGTTCCGGCAACTGATGCACGATCGCGAAGACACCCCCACCGTGGCCGGCGCTGTGTTTTGCGGAGTGCTGATCCTGTTGATCCGCTTCTTCATGGGCTTTGCGCTACCGCAGCCACAGAACTTTGCCGAGATGGCGCGGCTGACGTTGGTCACGCAATTGGTCGTGGTGGCGACGCCGGCTTTGCTGATGACCATCATGCTGGCACGCAGCGCGCGGCAGACTCTGCTGTTGCGCGTGCCTGCGGCCGCGACAATTCCGGCTGCGATTCTGTTGGCGCTGGCCATCTATCCGATTGCCGGCTGGCTGACGGTGATCGTGCAGCAGTTGTACCCGCTGAATCCCTATCTGAAGGACGCTCTGGCCGGCTTGATGACCGATCGCCCCGAGCTGTGGAAGATGCTTCTGGTAATCGCGGTCACACCGGCCATCTGTGAAGAGTTGGCATTCCGCGGGTTCATCCTGTCAGGCCTGCGCCACCTGGGTCACAAGTGGCGGGCCATCGTCATCAGCAGCCTGCTCTTCGGCATCACGCACGCCGTGTTCCAGCAATCGATCGTAGCCTTCTTGCTGGGCCTGGTCGTCGGTTACATCGCCGTGCAAACCGGCAGTCTGCTGCCGGGCATGTTCTATCACGTCACGCACAACAGCCTGATGGTGCTGACGCTTGCCGTTACGGCCGAGTCGTTCGAGAAGTACCCGGCGCTCGGCTACTTGATGAAGAACGCCCCTGACGGCGAAGGTTATCTCGCCAATGGTTACACGGTCATCGCAGCCGGCCTGGTAGCGGTCGTGTTGCTCAACTGGTTCCGCCGCCTGCCGTACGCGAAAAGCGCCGAGGAATCGCTCGAAGAGGCGATCAAGCAGCACGCCAGCCAGGCGCCGATGGCGTAATCGCTCTAACGTAGGGTGCACTGCGTGCACCGGGACGCGTGTTGTTCTGGTGCACGCAGTACGCCCTACGTACGCGTCGCCGGCCCGTTACTCGTCACGCGGCGCCAGCGCAGCACGGCGTCGATCAGGATGATCAGCACCGCGGCGATCATGAACACCGTGAAGAAGATGTTCAGCGTCCCTTGCACGAGTAGCCGTGTGCTACTTTTTGCCATGCCATCCTGAATCATTTTCACGAAGGGCCCGTCGATCATCTGATAGCCGGCCGTCAGCGTCGACGCCAGCACGAACAGCATCGGCAGGATCGTCAACGGCGCATAGCGGCCACGACCAGCGTTGAACATCACGGTCGTTACGATCGTTAGCGCGATCACGGCCAGCATCTGGTTCGCGATGCCGAACATGGGCCAGATCGTCTCGATCGAACCGGTCCAGATCAGCCCGCCCCAGCCGGCCGTGACCAGGGCCGTGGAGATGACGGCACCGGGCAGCCAGTCGGTCCGATCGAACGGCTTGTAAATCTTGCCAAGCGCCTCCTGCAGCAAAAACCGCGCGATGCGCGTGCCGGTGTCGATCGTCGTGAGAATAAACAGCGCCTCGAACATGATCGCGAAGTGGTACCAGTACTTGATCACCGCCTCGAGGTTCACGGCCCCCCCCGCCACGCGGTGCATGGCCGTGGTGAAGATTTGCGACATGCCGACCGCCAGCGTCACGGCGCCGCCGGTGCGCCCGCGCAGGCTTTCGCCGCCGACCTGCCGCTCGATCTCGGGCAGGTTATCGGTCGAAGCGCCCAGTTCAGTGAGCTTGTCGGCATATTGTTCGACCTTGGACAGGTCGATGTTGATGGCCCAATAGTCTCCCTGCGGCAGCGAAGCGGCGGCCAGCAGCGCCACGATTCCGACCAGTCCCTCGATCAGCATCGCACCATAGCCGATCGTGCGCACGTGGCTTTCACGGGTGATCATCTTCGGCGTGGTGCCCGAGGACACGAGCGCATGAAAGCCCGAAACGGCGCCGCACATGATGCAGATGAAACAAAACGGAAAGATCGGGCCGTTGAAGTACGGACCGCCGCCCGAGGCAAAGAGCGGATTCACTTGCGGCGCTTCGAGCTTGGGGTTTGCCACGATCACGGCGCCCACCAAGAGCGCCACGGTGCCGATCTTCAAGAAGCTCGACAGGTAGTCGCGCGGGCATAACAGCAGCCACACCGGCAACACCGACGCGATGAAACCGTACAAGCAAATCGCCCAGATCGTCTGCTCGC from Pirellulales bacterium harbors:
- a CDS encoding menaquinone biosynthesis protein, whose protein sequence is MTTINASSRMRVGAVSYLNTKPLVYQFDRFAPQAELVFDVPGRLADDLTAGRLDVALIPSVEYFRDPSYTMVSDACIACRGPVLSVKLFARVPIAEIRSLALDEGSRTSAVLVQILLAKRFGVRPRIESLPVECGLADTQADAVLLIGDRAIYSPPGWFAAVWDVGDEWCQWTGLPFVFAMWVARAGCDLQEIEQALSQSRDAGLAHLPEIAAAEAAALGLTRPECLAYLRDRLHFQLGPGEREGLALYRRLAEEMQLIDSQSRYADETANSALS
- the mqnC gene encoding cyclic dehypoxanthinyl futalosine synthase — its product is MVTSISQLLDKAVAGDRLSPDEGLRLLESRDLTALGRAADAVTRRMHPERYRTYNIDRNINYTNVCSAVCDFCAFYRKPKSPEGYVLDREVLMTKIQETVDLGGDQILMQGGMNPDLPIEWYEELLRDIRARFPQVNIHAFSPPEIHALTKVAKLPLQTVLERLKAAGLGSLPGGGAEILVDRVRKAMTRGKVMTDDWLNVCRVWHQMGGRGSATMMFGHLETLPERIEHLERLRQLQDETGGFTAFICWTFQPDHTDMSHVPRAGAHEYLKVQAVARLYLDNIPNIQSSWVTQGLKIGQLALCYGANDMGSLMIEENVVASAGTVHYLTLEQIRNAIRELGYEPRQRNVYYELIDEPSADVQPALA
- a CDS encoding ATP-binding cassette domain-containing protein: MIHVENLTKVYADLRRGKFVALHGIGFEALAGEIFGLLGPNGAGKTTALRVIGTMLRPTSGKVIVNGFDVLTQSSEVRHQIGFVSANTGMYDRMTAWEVVEYFGRLFGIADDDLHARMDQLFERLKMNEIRDVLGAKMSTGMKQKVSIARALVHDPPVLIFDEATNGLDVLAARALLDTVAELRQQGKCIVFSTHIMREAEKLCDRLAIVHRGTILTSGTLEAIRGIHQEHDLEELFFRLISAHDAAHPQRVAS
- a CDS encoding ABC transporter permease subunit/CPBP intramembrane protease, whose protein sequence is MNWSNVKVVFLREVRDQLRDRRTLFMIAVLPVVLYPLLGMSMFQVTQFVREQTTKVLVAGADRLPASPALFEDGHFAERWFHVPDSHLDAVADEKQGIHHQARPANRHVLAVDFLPDDQLAKSDVEQREAWRAALDAGQYDAILYFPPEFAEQLRVLKETVHAERAQDVESIPIVKVPQPEVLFSTASEKSQVTLNRMERILGRWSEELGHENLTAGHIPENAATPFSLVTRDLADKGHRDAALWSKILPFLLLIWALTGAFYPAVDVCAGEKERGTLETLLSSPAERIEIVWGKLLTVMLFSMATSALNLLSMGITGTALLSQLPRFGPPPPLAPVWLLIALVPVSALFSALCMALASFARSTKEGQYYLMPLVLVTLPLVMLPMSPGVELTLGNSLIPVTGVVLLLRAMLEGNYGQAFVYGPPVIMATLACCLLAIRWAVEQFNSESVLFRESERLDIRLWFRQLMHDREDTPTVAGAVFCGVLILLIRFFMGFALPQPQNFAEMARLTLVTQLVVVATPALLMTIMLARSARQTLLLRVPAAATIPAAILLALAIYPIAGWLTVIVQQLYPLNPYLKDALAGLMTDRPELWKMLLVIAVTPAICEELAFRGFILSGLRHLGHKWRAIVISSLLFGITHAVFQQSIVAFLLGLVVGYIAVQTGSLLPGMFYHVTHNSLMVLTLAVTAESFEKYPALGYLMKNAPDGEGYLANGYTVIAAGLVAVVLLNWFRRLPYAKSAEESLEEAIKQHASQAPMA
- a CDS encoding carbon starvation protein A yields the protein MHAMPIMIGVLCILAIAYRYYSAFLAARVAVLDDTRVTPAFEFNDGQNFHPTHKWVLFGHHFAAISGAGPLIGPVLAIQFGYLPGLIWLIVGVCLAGAVQDMLVLAASVRRGGRSLAEIARAEIGPVAGTTASLTILFVVVIALSGLGVVVVKALGGEEIKLAAGTTLEAPSDGAIELSDAAGRHVAQLPAGTKITYTGGAMVTRSEGFTVTVDHAADADAKPPAEVFQHSGNTVTLPAGAKQFVPGSSWGTFTIACTVPIALLIGLYMYKIRKGRVVEASLIGAAATLAATVAGNWIPGSALEPYFSLSREQTIWAICLYGFIASVLPVWLLLCPRDYLSSFLKIGTVALLVGAVIVANPKLEAPQVNPLFASGGGPYFNGPIFPFCFICIMCGAVSGFHALVSSGTTPKMITRESHVRTIGYGAMLIEGLVGIVALLAAASLPQGDYWAINIDLSKVEQYADKLTELGASTDNLPEIERQVGGESLRGRTGGAVTLAVGMSQIFTTAMHRVAGGAVNLEAVIKYWYHFAIMFEALFILTTIDTGTRIARFLLQEALGKIYKPFDRTDWLPGAVISTALVTAGWGGLIWTGSIETIWPMFGIANQMLAVIALTIVTTVMFNAGRGRYAPLTILPMLFVLASTLTAGYQMIDGPFVKMIQDGMAKSSTRLLVQGTLNIFFTVFMIAAVLIILIDAVLRWRRVTSNGPATRT